A window of Betaproteobacteria bacterium genomic DNA:
AGATTGGGATTCAGTGCCAGCGCGCGTTGAAAGTAGGCAAGCGCGCTCTCGAGCCTGCCGCGCCGGGTCTCGATCAAACCGTAGCCCGAAAGAGCGCCGAAATGCAGCGGATTGAGCGCGAGGACCTCGTCGCAGTCCCGGGCCGACGCATCCAGTTCGCCGAGCAGGAACAGCGCGGTCGCCCGCTTGTTCCAGCCTTCTGCGAAGGCCGGGGCGCGCTCGATGATCCGGGTGAACGTGGCGACAGCCGCCTTGAGATTGCCGTTGGCCATCTCCTCCGCGCCCTGTTCGAACAGAAGATCGGTCTGGGCATCGCCCGACCGGCTCCAGATCGCCCAGATGGACCGCTGCGCGATGGCGCGAACGAGTTCGTCGTCATCCCGCAGTGACTCGATCAGGGCGGGGACGTCGTCCATTTCGCCGGAGCTGCCCAGACCCAGGGAGGACTTGCGGCGAACTTCCACATCAGGGGCACGCAGGCCTTCCAGGGCCTCGGTCCGGGAGACCGTCCCCGCGCCGACATCCGCACCCATCACCGGAGCGAGTTGAAACGTGAGTGCAAGCGCGATGGCTGCACAGAGACGCAACGCGCTGCCCGCCCCCATGGTAACGCTGCAACCCGGGGAAGCGCGGAGGGACGCCTGGCCGCCGCAAGAAACTCCAGCGCTGCGCGCACGCCTTCCTTCGTGATGGGTACGCCGGACAGATCCAGGCCCATTTCCACACCCGCCAGCGTGCCTGCCAGCGTGAGATCGTTGAAATCGCCCAGGTGGCCGATGCGGAACACCGACCCGGCCAGCTTGCCCAGTCCCGTGCCGAGCGAAAGATCGAAGTGTTCGAGGATCAGCGCACGGATGCGATCCGCGTCATGTCCCTGCGGAAGCACCACGGCCGTCAGTGCGCTGCTGTATTCGGCAGGGTCGGCGCAGAGCACCTCCAGTCCCCACGCCCGCACGGCGCGCCGGGTTGCCTCGGCGTGGCGGTCGTGACGCGCAAACACGTTCTCGAGACCTTCTTCCATCAGCATGACGATCGCCTCGCGCAAGCCGTAGAGAAGATTGGTCGCGGGGGTGTACGGGAACCAGCCGCTGCGGTTGGAGGCGAGCATCTCCTCCCACGACCAGTACGAGCGCGGCATACCTGAAGAGCGCGATGCCGCCAGCGCCTTCTGGCTGATGCCGTTGAACGACAGGCCCGGCGGCAGCATGAGCCCCTTCTGCGAACCGGCGACCGTCACGTCGACACCCCATTCGTCCTGCCGGTAGTCGATCGAACCGAGCGAGGAGATCGTGTCCACCATGAAGAGCGCGGGATGCCCCGCCGCATCGATCGCGCCGCGAATCTCGGGGATGCGCGACGTCACGCCGGTGGACGTCTCGTTGTGAACGACGCACACGGCCTTGATGTCCCGCTCGCGGTCGTCGGCCAGTCGTGCCTCGATCTGCCGCGGGTCGGCGCCGTGGCGCCAGTCCCCTGGCAAGAATTCCACGACGAGACCCAGACGGCCGGCGAGATTGCGCCAGAGCGACGCGAACTGTCCGGTCTCCGCCATCAGCACGCGGTCGCCGGGCGACAGCGTGTTGACCAGCGCGGCTTCCCAGGCCCCGGTCCCGGAAGCGGGATAGATGACGACCGGACCGCGCGTGCCGAAGATGGGCTTGAGACCGTCGAGCACCTCGCGCGCGAGACGGTTGAAGTCGGGACCGCGGTGATCGATCGTGGGCCGGTCGATGGCACGCAGCACGCGGTCCGGAACGTTGGTGGGGCCGGGAATCTGCAGGAAGTGACGGCCGGCGCGGTGTGTCATGGCGCGCTCCTGGAAGTGCTTGGAAGGATCGGTCGCAGAGTATCATCCGAATCCCCATGAATGCACCGCATCCGCTCGTCCGCACCGTCCTTCCCGGCGACAGCGCGCTGGCCGCGCGGCTGCGCCGCGCCATCGAAGGCGACGTGCTGTTCGATGCGGGCAGCCGCGGCCGCTACTCCACCGACGCCTCGATCTACCAGATCGAACCCCTGGGCGTCGTGGTGCCCAGGACGGAGACAGACGTGCTCGCGGCGCTGGAGATCGCGCGGGAGGCGGGCGTGCCCGTCCTGCCGCGAGGCGGCGGCACGTCGCAGTGCGGACAGACCGTGGGCGCGGCGCTGGTCATCGACACCTCCAAGCATCTCAACCGGCTGATCGAGGTCGACCCTGTGGCACGCACGGCGTGCGTCGAACCCGGTCTCGTTCTCGATCACCTGAACGCGCAGCTGCGCAGCCACAAGCTGTGGTATCCGGTGGACGTGTCGACGTCCGCCCAGGCCACGCTCGGCGGCATGGCCGGCAACAACTCGTGCGGTGCCCGCTCCATCCGCTACGGCAACATGGTGCACAACGTCCTCGGCATCGAGGCCTGGCTGGCGGACGGCACCGCCTGCCGCTTCGGTCCGGGTGACGAGGCGGAGGCAGGGCCCGCGCGCTTTCGCGAGATCGTGGAGGGCATCCATTCCATCGCGCGCAGGGAGGCGGCCGAGATCGAGGCGCGCTGGCCCAAGGTGCTCCGCCGCGTGCAGGGCTACAACCTCGACATGGTGCAGCCGCACCTGCCGCACAACCTCGCGCATCTGCTGGTCGGCTCGGAGGGTACGCTCGCCTGGTTCCGCCGTCTGGAACTGAAACTCGCGCCCATTCCTGCCCACAAGGTCCTCGGCGTCGCGCACTTCCCGTCGTTCCACCAGGCCATGGCGCTCACGCAGGAGATCGTGAAGCTCGATCCCGAAGCGGTGGAGCTGGTGGACCGGACGATGATCGGCCTCGCGCGCGAGCACGCCGAATTCAGGCCTGTGGTGGAGCGGTTCTTCCTGGGCCAGCCCGACGCGATCCTGCTCGTGGAGTTCGCGGGCGAAGACGGCGCCGCTCCACGTGCGAAGCTCGATCGTCTCGAAGAGCTGCTGGCGGATCTGGGCGTGCCCGAGGCCGTCGTGAAGGTGACGGACGCGGCGCAGCAGCGAGCCATCTGGGAAGTGCGCAAGGCCGGCCTCAACATCATGATGTCGATGAAGGGCGACGGCAAACCGGTCTCCTTCATCGAGGACTGCGCCGTTCCGCTCGAGCACCTGGCCGAGTACACCCGCAGCATCGACGAGATCTTCGCGCGGCACGGCACACGCGGCACCTGGTATGCGCATGCTTCGGTGGGGACATTGCACGTGCGCCCCGTGCTGAACATGAAGACCGATGGCGCAGAGAAGATGCGGGCCATCGCGGAGGAGGCCTGTGCGCTGGTGCGCCGCTTCAAGGGAGCCTACTCCGGCGAACACGGCGACGGGCTCGTCCGCTCCGAGTGGATCGAGCCGATCCTCGGTTCGCGGCTCGCCGCCGCCCTCGGCGAGATCAAGGATCTCTTCGATCCCGGCGGACTGTTCAATCCCAGCAAGATCGTGCGTCCGCCCAGGATGGACGACCGCTCGATGTTCCGCTTCAAGCCGGGTTACCGGTTCCTTTCCGGGGAGACCGCGCTGGACTGGTCGGAGTGGGGCGGTCTGGGGGGAGCGGTGGAGATGTGCAACAACAACGGCCACTGCCGCAAGTTCGATGCGGGGACCATGTGCCCGTCCTACCGGGTGACGCGTGACGAGCAGCACCTGACCCGCGGCCGTGCCAACACCCTTCGTCTCGCCCTGTCGGGGCAGCTCGGTGACGACGCCCAGACCGCGCACGCGCTGGCGGAGGCGATGTCGCTGTGCGTGGGCTGCAAGGGGTGCAAGCGCGAATGTCCGACGGGCGTGGACATGGCAAGACTCAAGATCGAATGGCGCCACCAGCGCAACCGCGCCACGCCACCCGATCTGCGGGACGGCCTCGTCGCGCACCTGCCCCGCTACGCGCCCATGGCGGCGCGTTTCCCGCTGCTGGCCAACGCCCAGCGCTGGCTTCCCGGCGCAGCGCTGCTCCTGGAGAAAGCGGTCGGGCTCTCGGCACGCCGCCCGCTGCCGCGCTGGCGTCCGGACGTGTTCAGGGACCAGGAGGCCGCCGGTGCCGGCCAGAGTCCTGAGCGGGCGGTCGTCCTGTTCGCGGACACCTTCAACCGGTATTTCGAGCCGGAGAATCTTCGTGCGGCTCTGCGCGTACTGCGTGCACTGGGTTACGCGGTCGAGGTGGCCGCCGCCCCGCAAGGCGAAAGGCCGCTGTGTTGCGGACGGACCTACCTCACGACCGGGTTCGTGGACCAGGCAAAGGCGGAAGCGGTCCGGCTGCTCGAGGCATTGCGTCCGGCACTCGACCGCGGCCTGCCCGTCGTGGGTCTCGAGCCTTCGTGCCTGTTCACCCTCGTCGACGAATACACGGTGCTGGGTCTTGGCGCGGAGGCAGGCAGGCTCGCCCTGCTGGCCACCACGTTCGAAGAGTTCCTGGTGCGCGAACACGAAGCGGACCGGATCGCTGCAGCCTGGACGCCCGTGCCGCGGGCGGCCCTGGTGCATGGTCACTGTCACCAGAAGGCGTTCGGCGCTTTCGACGCCGTAAGACGGGTGCTGTCGTGGGTGCCGGAACTGCAGGTGTCCGTCGTGGAATCGAGCTGCTGCGGCATGGCGGGAAGCTTCGGCTACGAATCGGAGCACGAGGCAGTGTCGCGAGCGATGGGGGAGGCCGCGCTGCTCCCGGCGGTGCGCAAGGCCGACGCGAACTGCCTCGTCGTCGCAGACGGCACGAGCTGCCGTCATCAGATCGCCGATGGCGCCGGCAGACAGGCCTGGCACGTCGCGCGGGTGCTGGAGCTCGCGTTGCCAGGCTGACCGCGGCGCGGTCGCGCACATCCATCACACATTCCCCCGGGGAGAGGAAATCGAACATGTCCGACAGCGCAGTCTCCGACTGGAAATTCCACGGCGTGCGCGTCGTCAATGGCGCGGACCTGGATGTCAACACGCCTCAGACGCAAGGGATGAACCGTGCCGCTGCCATCACCCACGCTCGCTGCGGTGCCGAGAAGCTGTGGGCCGGCACGGTGGTGATCCACGCCAAGGCCAAGACCGGCGCCCATCACCATGGTCCGGTGGAAAGCGTGATCTACGTGGTGAGCGGCAAGGCGCGCATGCGCTGGGGAGACAAGCTCGAATTCACGGCGGAAGCCGGGCCGGGCGATTTCATCTATGTGCCGCCGTTCGTGCCGCACCAGGAGATCAACGCGTCGGATACCGAGCCGCTGTCGTGCGTGCTGTGCCGCAGCGGCCAGGATCCCGTCGTGGTGAACCTCGACATCCCGGTCGTGGAACAGCCCGAGACGGTGCACTGGGTGGACGACCTCCATAGCGCGCCGAAAGCCTGACGCCATGATCCGGGTGCTGGGCATCGCCAACTGCGACACGGTCAAGAAGGCCCGGGCGTGGCTGGACGCGCACGGCATCGCCTACGAGTTCGTCGACTTCAAGAAGACGCCGCCTGCGCGGGAAGCGATCGAACGCTGGTGCGAACGTCTGGGTGCCGACACGGTCGTGAACCGTCGCGGCACCACCTGGCGGAAACTCGAGGCCGCAGTCCAGGCTCGAGCCGACACGCCCGCCGGCGCGGTCGCGCTGCTCCTCGCGCACCCCTCCGCTATCAAGCGTCCCGTCGTCGAGAGCGGAAACGAAGTATGGGTGGGATTCGACGAGGCCACCTTCGCACGCCGTCTCGGCGTGCACGATTGAAACCGCCATCACGGCGATGAACGGAGGCAGGATGTCGAAGCGGATGTGGGGTCTTACGCTGTTCCTGGGGCTGTCGTTCGGCAGTGCCGCGTCGGCGACACCGCCTTACCAGCGGCCCGCCGGCATCGCGGACGACATGGAACCGCTGATCGTCGCCGGTTACCGCGCGTTGTTCACGTGCTCCGCGCACTTCCTGATGGGCCGGCCGCTCGACGACATCACCAAGGTCGAACTGGTGGACGTGGCGTTGCCCGGCTATCCCGCTCCCGTGATCGACGAGCGGCGAAAGCTGGTGACCGCCGCGAGCGCCGACGGAACGATCGTCCGCACCGCCGTGTTCCGGGACACCATGGGTTGCACGATCCTGCCTCCGCACTGGAACACCGGCGACATTCCCCGGCTGCCCTACGTGCACCGGGAGCCCGCGCCCGATCTCGGTTCGGTGCCGTTTCCCGCGGGCGACCGTGTCGACATTCCCGCGTCGGGCCTCGATCCGGCATATCCGGGCCTGGCACCCGTACTGGACCGCGCCTTCGATCCGAAGGCGTACGCCGAAAAGGAAGGCGTGGTCACGACCTCGGTCATCGTTCTGCGCGGCGGACGCATCATCGCCGAGCGCTACCGCCCCGGTTTCGGCATCCGCTCCGGGTACCGCACGTGGTCCACGACCAAGAGCATGACGGCCGCGCTGCTGGCCATTGCTGCGAGACAGGGCCTGCTGAACCTCGATGCGCCGGCGGACATCCCGGAATGGTCCTATCCCGGCGATCCCCGGCAGGCCATCACGTACAAGCACCTGCTGTGGATGTCGAGCGGACTGCTGAGCGGCGGGCCGAACACCAGCGCCATCTACTTCGGCGGGCAGGACGTCATCAGCGCGGCGACCACGACTCCCCTCGAAGCGGAGCCCGGAAAGCGCTGGAAGTACGCCAACAACGACACGCTGCTGCTGATGCGCGCACTGAAGCACGTGCTGGCAGACGACTTCCGGTATCTGCGCTTTCCGTACGACGAGTTGCTGCTTCCCCTGGGCATGCACCACACGACCATGGAGATCGATCACCTGGGCAACTTTGTCGCCTCCAGCCAGACCTACACGACCGCTCGCGATCTCGCCCGCTTCGGTCTGTTTCTCGCGGCCGACGGCGTCTGGAACGGCAGGCGCCTGCTTCCCGAAGGCTGGGTGAAATTCGCGTCGACGCCCGCGCCTTCGAAGCCGCCGCAAGCCGGCCAGTGGGGCTACGGTGCCCAGTTCTGGCTGTTCGACCGGATGCCCGGCGTGCCGCCCGGCACATTTTCCACGGCGGGCAACAAGGGGCAATACGTCACGGTCGTGCCGGGCCACGACCTGGTCGTCGTGCGAACCGGAGTGGACCCCGACGGCAAGCGGTTCCACGCCCACCAGCTCGTCGCCGATGTTCTGCAGGCGGTGAAAGCGGAGTAGGGAGCGCCCCTCTGCAGCAGGCGGCATGCGCGAAGACCGCGCGGGGGGGGAGCCGTGCCCACCGGGGCACGCGGCGCCTTGCGTCCAGCAGGCGCCAAGACCTGACCTTAGTCATCGCGCATTCGAAGCGACCGTGACATCATCGCGCGGCCTGTCCAAAACCGAAGGAGCCCGCTTCATGTGCAGACATCGCATTTCCGGTCTCGTGCTCGCCGCGATTCTCGCCGCCGGTGCAGGAGCCGCCTGGTCGCGTGACCTGGTGCTCGGCCTCGTGCCGGCCGAGAACAACGAAGAGATGCTGAAGCGCTTCGAGCCCATGCGCGGATATCTGGAGCACAAGCTGGGCGAGCACGTGAAGATCTTCACGGCGACCGACTACACGAGCGTGATCGAGGCGATGCGCAAGAAGCGCGTGGACATCGCCTTCTTCGGCCCGATGTCCTACATCCTCGCCGAGCAGGAGGCGGGGGCGGAGGCCTTCGCGGTCGGGATCCGGGCCGGCACGACTTCGGCCTCGTACAAGAGCGTGATCGTCGCGCGGTGCGGCAGCGGTATCCGCTCCATCAAGGACCTCAAGGGCAAGAGCGTCGCCTTCGTCGACCCGGCCTCCACGTCAGGCGGACTGGTGCCGACTTTCATGGTCAAGCGCGAGACGGGCCAGATGCCGCAGGCCTACTTCGGCAAGTTCATCTATGCGGGCACCCATGACGCCGCCGAACTCGCGGTGAAGAACGGCACGGTGGACGCGGCGGCCGATGCCGACATCACCTACGAGCGGATGGTGGCGAAGGGGCTGATCGGCCGGGATACGAACTGCGTCATCGCCCAGTCATCCCCCATACCGGGACCACCGCTCGCGTACCGTGCCGATCTCGCGCCGGAACTCAAGAAGAAGGTGCTGGAGGCGATCCTGAACGCTCATCAGGAGACGGACATTTCCGGATACGTGCCCTTGTCGAAGTACGTGACCGTCACTTCCGCCGAGTACCAGTCGATCCGTGACATGGCGAAGGAACTGGGCCTCACGAAGGAGCAGATGCTCAAGTAACGGGGCTTGCGGCCATGCCGGCAATCGAGTTCCAGGGCGTCAGCAAGCGCTATCCGAACGGGCTGCTGGCGCTGGCGCCCCTGTCCGTCGCCATCGAGCCCGGCGAGTTCGTGGCGGTCATGGGATCGTCGGGCGCCGGCAAGTCGACCTTCATCCGGCTCGTGAACGGGCTCGAGACGGCCTCGACGGGGCACATCGTCGTGAATGGCCTGACGCTGGATGCCGGGACCCTGCGCTCGATCCGGTCGGGTACGGGGATGGTCTTCCAGCAGTTCAATCTGGTCGGACGTCTGTCGGTCATGGCCAACGTGCTGACCGGGCGCCTGTCCCACCGTTCTTCCCTGGCCAGTCTGCTGTACCTCTTTCGCCACGAGGACGTGGAGATCGCGCGCCACGCGCTGTCGCGCGTGGGCCTCGTCGACAAGGCGTGGCAGCGGGCGGACAAACTCTCGGGCGGGCAGCAGCAACGGGTGGGCATCGCGCGGGCGCTCGCGCAACAGCCGCGAGTCATCCTCGCGGACGAACCGGTCGCCAGTCTCGATCCGGTCACGGCGCTCGAGATCATGGATCTCCTGAGGGAGATCAACCGGCAGGACGGCATCACCGTGGTGGTGAGTCTGCATCAGGTCGACCTCATCCGGCAGTATGCCGATCGCGTTCTCGGCCTCCACCGCGGCGAGCTGGTTTTCGACGGCGTTCCCGCCGCCCTGACCGACGATGTTCTTCGCCGTGTCTATCTGCGCGGTGCCGGCGGGCACGCCGGGGAAGCGGTCCCCGATGCGATACCGGTTCTCCACGCCTGACGGGCGCCCGTCCCGGCGGATCTCCGTGGCCGCGGTGGTGGTGCTGACGATGCTTGTCGCCACCGCCCCGCTCGTCGAGATCGGGACCGGAACCTCGACCGGCGCGGTGGGTCGCATGGCCGAGTTCCTGGGGCATCTCTGGACGACGCCAGACTGGACCTATCTCCCGCAGCTCGGGCGGCGCATGCTGGAAACCGTGGAGCTCGCGCTCATCGCGACGGCCGTCGCGCTGGTGTTGTCCATCCCCTTCGCCTTGCTGGCGGCCCGAACCGTATCGCCTCATCCGGCCGTGTTCTGGTGCTCACGAAGCGTTCTGTCGCTCATCCGCGCGTTGCCCGAACTCGTCTGGGCGCTCGTGTTCGTCTCGGCCGTGGGGCTGGGGCCGCTGCCCGGCATCCTGGCACTCGCTGTCGTGACCGTGGGATTCATGGGCAAGGTGTTCGCCGAATCGGTGGAAGTGGTGGATTCGCGCGCGGTCGAGGGGGTGTCCGCACATGGCGCGCGACGGCTCCAGGTATTCGGTTTCGCGATACTTCCGCAGGCTCTCCCCGATCTGCTGGGGTCCACGCTCTACGTGCTGGACCACAATGTCCGCGCCGCCGCCATTCTGGGGCTCGTCGGTGCCGGCGGCATCGGCTACGACATGGTGATGGCCATGCGCATGTTCGACTATGACCGGCTGCTCCCCATCGCCGGCGCCATCTACCTGTGCGTGACGCTTCTCGATCGCGCATCGGACCGGATCCGTTCCCGTGTCATTCATGGGTGAGCCTGCGGCGCCGCAGCCGCTTCCCGCGCGCCCGCGCAGTCTTCTGCCGCTGTGGTTCTCCGCCGCCCTCGGCATCCTCTGGCTCGCGGTGCGCGACCTCGACATGGCGCTCGAGGATCTGCTCTACGGCGTCGACGACATGGTCGAGTACTTCGGCCGTTACGGTTCGCCTGATTTCTCCCGGATCGGCCATTACGCGACGCTCATGTTGCAGACGCTGGCCACGGCGCTCTGGGGCACGGCCCTGGCCCTGGGGTCGCCTTCTTCGTGGCGCCTCTGGCTGCCCGGAATCTGTTGCGGTTGTTCGACTACGGTCAGTCCTCAGCGCTCATCATCGTGATGCTCGTCACCATCGTCGGTATCGATGCCCTTTCCACCTGGCTCAGAGGCCGGCTGCACTGAGGAGCCCATGCGAGCCGGACTGACCTGCATCACGCGCGCGAAGATCGTCCTGCCGGATGGCGTTGTGGACGACGCGTCCCTGCTCCTGGAGGACGGCCACATTGCGGCTGTCGAACCCGAGCGGGCTCCTCGGGGCGCGGAAGTCGTCGACCTGGAAGGTCAGTGGCTCATGCCCGGTCTGGTGGATCTGCATTGCGACGCGCTGGAGAAGGAGATCGAACCGCGGCCCGGCGTGCACTTCCCGCTGGCGTTCGCCATTGCCAATGCCGACAAGCGAAACGCTTGCGCCGGCATCACGACGGTCTATCACGCGCTGTCGTTCGCACACGACGAACTGGGGGTGCGCAACGTGGACATGGCGGCCGATGCGATACGGGCCGTGCATGCCTACCGCAATTCGCTGGTCGACAATCGTGTGCACGCGCGCTACGAGATCACCGATCCGGCAGGTGCGCCGGTGCTCGCGGCCTTGCTGGACGAATCGGCGTTGGAGCTGCTGTCGTTCATGGACCACTCGCCCGGGCAGGGACAGTTCAAGACGTTGGAGTCCTACCGCGATTACGTGGTCCGCACATACAACCGGACGCCGGAGGAAGCGGAGCGGATGGCGCTCGACAAGATCGTCTCGAGAGAAGCTGCCACCGAGCGCGTGAACGCGCTCGCCGCGCAGGCACGGAGAGGTGGCGTTTGCCTCGCAAGCCACGATGACGACAGCGGCCAGCGGGTCGCCGGCATGAAGGCGCTCGGCGTCAGCGTCTCCGAATTCCCGGTGAATCTCGAGGCGGCCACGGAGGCACGCAGGCTGGGTCTCTCGACGGTCTTCGGTGCGCCCAACATCCTGCGCGGCAGCAGCCAGTCCGGAAACATGCGTGCTCTGGAAGCGGTTCGCGCCGGTGTTGCCGATTGCCTGTGTGCGGACTACGCGCCCGCGACGATGCTCCCCGCGGCGATGAGGCTGCCCTCTCTCACCGGCATGCCTCTATGGGAAGCGATCCGCATGGTCACCCGTGCACCCGCGCTTGCAGCAGGCCTCGGTGATCGCGGTGAGATCGCACCGGGGCTGCGGGCGGATCTCATTGCCGTGAGGGACATCCAGGGCACACCGCAGGCCACGCATGCCTGGTGCGCTGGCAGGCTGACATATCGCGCCCGCTACCCGGGCTGAGCAGGGCATCGATCGGGCTCTCCAGGCAGCAGCAGGAAGAGCCGGCTGCGAGCGAAGGGCTGCAGCCGGCTCGCGCCGCTCAGTGGATCTCGGGATCTGGCGTGGGCTGGGTGCCTTCGAGAAAGTCGAAGTCGCAACCCTCGTTGGCCTGCGAGACGTGCTGGCTGAAGATCGCGCCGAAGCCACGGGCGTAGCGCGGTGGATGCGGCTCCCAGGCTGCGCGGCGGGCGCTCATTTCCTCGTCGCTGATCTTGAGGTCGAGGCGTCTGCCCGGAACGTCAAGCTCGACGATGTCTCCTGTCCTGACCAGCGCGAGCGGACCGCCGATCCACGATTCGGGCGCCACGTGCAGCACGCATGTCCCGTAGCTGGTGCCGCTCATGCGGGCATCGGAGATTCGCACCATGTCGCGCACGCCCTGCTTCAGCAGTTTCTTCGGGATCGGCAGCATGCCCCATTCGGGCATTCCCGGTCCGCCCAGCGGACCTGCGTTGCGGAGGATCAGCACGGAGTCCGCATCGACATCAAGTGCCGGATCGTCGATGCGGGCCGCCATGTCGTTGTAGTCCTCGAACACCATGGCCTTGCCCGAATGCTGCAACAGGCGCGGGTCCGCCGCATTGGCCTTGATCACCGCGCCGTCGGGCGCAAGATTGCCCCGCAATACGACCAGGCCTCCGTCGGGGCGGATCGGATCGGCCGGCGTCCGGATCACGTCGCTCTCGTAGATCTTGGCGCCTGCGACGTTCTCTCCGAGCGTCCTGCCGGTGCAGGTCAGGGCATCCACATCCAGCAGAGCCCGCATGCCCTCGAGGAGGCCAACGAGGCCTCCGGCATAGTAGAAGTCCTCCATCAGGTACTTGCCGGCGGGCCGCATGTTCACGAGATAGGGCGAATGGCGGCCGATCTCCTCGAAGTGGTCGAGGGGCAGATCGATGCCGGCACGACGCGCGATGGCGATCACGTGGATCAGGGCATTCGTGGAACCGCCCAGGGCCATCAGCACCTTGATCGCGTTGTCGATGGAGCGCGGCGTGAGAATGTCGCGAGGCTTCAGGTCCTCCCACACCATGTCGACGATGCGCCGTCCGCTGTTGGAGGCCATCCGCGGATGGTTGGAATCGGGCGCCGGAATCGCGGCGGCATTCGGCAGGCTGAACCCCAGCGTCTCGATGATGCTGGTCATGGTGGATGCCGTGCCCATGGTCATGCAGGTGCCGGCGGAGCGCGAGATGCCTTCCTCGATCTCCTTCCAGTCGCGCGCGGTGATGTTTCCGGCACGCAATTCGTCCCAGTACTTCCACACGTCCGATCCGGAGCCCAGCGTCTTGCCGGCCCAGCGGCCCGTGAGCATGGGTCCCGCCGGGACGAAGATGGCCGGCAGGTTCATGCTGATGGCGCCCATCAGCAGCGCCGGACCGGTCTTGTCGCAACCGCCCATCAGCACGCAGCCG
This region includes:
- a CDS encoding tetratricopeptide repeat protein, with protein sequence MMGADVGAGTVSRTEALEGLRAPDVEVRRKSSLGLGSSGEMDDVPALIESLRDDDELVRAIAQRSIWAIWSRSGDAQTDLLFEQGAEEMANGNLKAAVATFTRIIERAPAFAEGWNKRATALFLLGELDASARDCDEVLALNPLHFGALSGYGLIETRRGRLESALAYFQRALALNPNLVGVSDNVDSVRRALAKRRMQDT
- a CDS encoding aminotransferase class V-fold PLP-dependent enzyme; this translates as MTHRAGRHFLQIPGPTNVPDRVLRAIDRPTIDHRGPDFNRLAREVLDGLKPIFGTRGPVVIYPASGTGAWEAALVNTLSPGDRVLMAETGQFASLWRNLAGRLGLVVEFLPGDWRHGADPRQIEARLADDRERDIKAVCVVHNETSTGVTSRIPEIRGAIDAAGHPALFMVDTISSLGSIDYRQDEWGVDVTVAGSQKGLMLPPGLSFNGISQKALAASRSSGMPRSYWSWEEMLASNRSGWFPYTPATNLLYGLREAIVMLMEEGLENVFARHDRHAEATRRAVRAWGLEVLCADPAEYSSALTAVVLPQGHDADRIRALILEHFDLSLGTGLGKLAGSVFRIGHLGDFNDLTLAGTLAGVEMGLDLSGVPITKEGVRAALEFLAAARRPSALPRVAALPWGRAARCVSVQPSRLHSRFNSLR
- a CDS encoding FAD-binding protein, with amino-acid sequence MNAPHPLVRTVLPGDSALAARLRRAIEGDVLFDAGSRGRYSTDASIYQIEPLGVVVPRTETDVLAALEIAREAGVPVLPRGGGTSQCGQTVGAALVIDTSKHLNRLIEVDPVARTACVEPGLVLDHLNAQLRSHKLWYPVDVSTSAQATLGGMAGNNSCGARSIRYGNMVHNVLGIEAWLADGTACRFGPGDEAEAGPARFREIVEGIHSIARREAAEIEARWPKVLRRVQGYNLDMVQPHLPHNLAHLLVGSEGTLAWFRRLELKLAPIPAHKVLGVAHFPSFHQAMALTQEIVKLDPEAVELVDRTMIGLAREHAEFRPVVERFFLGQPDAILLVEFAGEDGAAPRAKLDRLEELLADLGVPEAVVKVTDAAQQRAIWEVRKAGLNIMMSMKGDGKPVSFIEDCAVPLEHLAEYTRSIDEIFARHGTRGTWYAHASVGTLHVRPVLNMKTDGAEKMRAIAEEACALVRRFKGAYSGEHGDGLVRSEWIEPILGSRLAAALGEIKDLFDPGGLFNPSKIVRPPRMDDRSMFRFKPGYRFLSGETALDWSEWGGLGGAVEMCNNNGHCRKFDAGTMCPSYRVTRDEQHLTRGRANTLRLALSGQLGDDAQTAHALAEAMSLCVGCKGCKRECPTGVDMARLKIEWRHQRNRATPPDLRDGLVAHLPRYAPMAARFPLLANAQRWLPGAALLLEKAVGLSARRPLPRWRPDVFRDQEAAGAGQSPERAVVLFADTFNRYFEPENLRAALRVLRALGYAVEVAAAPQGERPLCCGRTYLTTGFVDQAKAEAVRLLEALRPALDRGLPVVGLEPSCLFTLVDEYTVLGLGAEAGRLALLATTFEEFLVREHEADRIAAAWTPVPRAALVHGHCHQKAFGAFDAVRRVLSWVPELQVSVVESSCCGMAGSFGYESEHEAVSRAMGEAALLPAVRKADANCLVVADGTSCRHQIADGAGRQAWHVARVLELALPG
- a CDS encoding cupin domain-containing protein yields the protein MSDSAVSDWKFHGVRVVNGADLDVNTPQTQGMNRAAAITHARCGAEKLWAGTVVIHAKAKTGAHHHGPVESVIYVVSGKARMRWGDKLEFTAEAGPGDFIYVPPFVPHQEINASDTEPLSCVLCRSGQDPVVVNLDIPVVEQPETVHWVDDLHSAPKA
- a CDS encoding arsenate reductase, producing the protein MIRVLGIANCDTVKKARAWLDAHGIAYEFVDFKKTPPAREAIERWCERLGADTVVNRRGTTWRKLEAAVQARADTPAGAVALLLAHPSAIKRPVVESGNEVWVGFDEATFARRLGVHD
- a CDS encoding beta-lactamase family protein; the encoded protein is MSKRMWGLTLFLGLSFGSAASATPPYQRPAGIADDMEPLIVAGYRALFTCSAHFLMGRPLDDITKVELVDVALPGYPAPVIDERRKLVTAASADGTIVRTAVFRDTMGCTILPPHWNTGDIPRLPYVHREPAPDLGSVPFPAGDRVDIPASGLDPAYPGLAPVLDRAFDPKAYAEKEGVVTTSVIVLRGGRIIAERYRPGFGIRSGYRTWSTTKSMTAALLAIAARQGLLNLDAPADIPEWSYPGDPRQAITYKHLLWMSSGLLSGGPNTSAIYFGGQDVISAATTTPLEAEPGKRWKYANNDTLLLMRALKHVLADDFRYLRFPYDELLLPLGMHHTTMEIDHLGNFVASSQTYTTARDLARFGLFLAADGVWNGRRLLPEGWVKFASTPAPSKPPQAGQWGYGAQFWLFDRMPGVPPGTFSTAGNKGQYVTVVPGHDLVVVRTGVDPDGKRFHAHQLVADVLQAVKAE
- the phnD gene encoding phosphonate ABC transporter substrate-binding protein; this translates as MCRHRISGLVLAAILAAGAGAAWSRDLVLGLVPAENNEEMLKRFEPMRGYLEHKLGEHVKIFTATDYTSVIEAMRKKRVDIAFFGPMSYILAEQEAGAEAFAVGIRAGTTSASYKSVIVARCGSGIRSIKDLKGKSVAFVDPASTSGGLVPTFMVKRETGQMPQAYFGKFIYAGTHDAAELAVKNGTVDAAADADITYERMVAKGLIGRDTNCVIAQSSPIPGPPLAYRADLAPELKKKVLEAILNAHQETDISGYVPLSKYVTVTSAEYQSIRDMAKELGLTKEQMLK